Proteins from one Rosa chinensis cultivar Old Blush chromosome 7, RchiOBHm-V2, whole genome shotgun sequence genomic window:
- the LOC112176410 gene encoding B3 domain-containing protein Os11g0197600-like yields MEIDYPIHGGGVPKRKRTGGNRNTPPAYLEARTSPTSSGSSTDENQNDLSTATSFKSDKLLLMLRMTATYIRCSGAYISPSFAKEHVCRPGTSCNVTLQISKEKVWTAQCTIGENSEHKLYARVSGAGWKAFKEDNHLEVHDVCVFEFIEERTFKVSIIRAKVKINKQDEESEDKLMI; encoded by the exons ATGGAAATAGACTACCCTATTCATGGAGGAg GAGTgccaaaaaggaaaagaacagGAGGTAATCGAAACACCCCTCCTGCCTATTTAGAGGCTAGAACCAGTCCAACTTCCTCTGGATCCTCGACTgatgaaaaccaaaatgatcTTTCCACAGCTACTAGTTTCAAATCTGACAAGCTACTTCTTATGCTCAGAATGACAGCTACATATATACGCTGCTCTGGCGCG TATATTAGTCCATCTTTTGCCAAGGAACATGTCTGCAGACCAGGCACTTCATGCAATGTGACCCTACAAATTTCAAAGGAGAAAGTTTGGACTGCTCAATGCACTATTGGTGAAAACAGTGAGCACAAACTATATGCAAGAGTTTCAGGTGCTGGTTGGAAGGCATTTAAGGAGGACAATCATCTGGAAGTACATGATGTCTGTGTGTTTGAGTTTATTGAGGAGCGTACATTCAAAGTTTCCATAATCCGAGCTAAAGTGAAGATCAATAAGCAAGATGAGGAAAGTGAAGACAAGCTCATGATTTAG